The Scyliorhinus canicula chromosome 11, sScyCan1.1, whole genome shotgun sequence genome contains a region encoding:
- the LOC119973668 gene encoding uncharacterized protein K02A2.6-like, with product MCTLPFQYKIQLKVNAKLVVHPPRRVPASLCDHLKQELERMQHLGIISKITEPTDWVSSMVCVKKSNGDLRICIDPKDLKLNIRREHYPIPKHEEITSEMAIAKIFSKLDASRDFWQMQLDDTSTKLCTFNTTFGCYCFNRMPFGIISASEIFHRAMEQMTEGIDGVQVYDIIIWSSTGKGHNARLLQVLKSIYKFGLKLNRSKSNFGISTLTFMGNQISEHGVQPDNDKVLPFRRL from the coding sequence ATGTGTACTCTTCCTTTTCAATACAAGATTCAACTGAAAGTGAATGCTAAACTAGTGGTACACCCTCCAAGAAGAGTTCCTGCTTCATTATGTGATCATCTCAAGCAAGAACTGGAACGCATGCAGCACCTTGGAATCATTTCCAAGATCACAGAACCGACAgattgggtcagctccatggtgtgcGTTAAGAAATCCAATGGTGACCTAAGGATTTGTATTGATCCGAAGGATCTGAAACTGAACATCAGACGTGAACACTATCCAATACCGAAACATGAAGAGATTACAAGTGAGATGGCTATTGCCAAGATATTCTCTAAACTAGATGCTTCCAGAGATTTTTGGCAAATGCAACTGGATGACACAAGCACAAAattgtgtacattcaacacaACGTTTGGTTGTTACTGTTTTAatagaatgccatttggcataatcTCAGCATCTGAGATATTTCATCGTGCCATGGAACAGATGACAGAAGGCATAGATGGAGTTCAGGTGTATGACATTATAATATGGTCCTCTACTGGCAAAGGACATAATGCAAGACTCCTGCAAGTGTTGAAGAGTATATACAAATTTGGCTTGAAGCTAAATCGATCTAAGTCCAACTTTGGTATCTCAACGTTAACATTTATGGGTAATCAAATCTCAGAACATGGTGTGCAACCAGACAATGATAAGGTATTGCCATTCAGAAGATTATAG